A DNA window from Pseudodesulfovibrio thermohalotolerans contains the following coding sequences:
- a CDS encoding helix-turn-helix domain-containing protein — protein MKQYKEIAPRLVGVREGVGWTPKEMADLLGVSEEKVLTYESGTVEIPVGYMLDVSRLCRVDLTTLISGREPHLKSYSLVRKDEGFAVDRRKDYDYKSLGYKFVGRSMEPFLITVPPKSGDDMVETAHRGQEFIYVLEGRLEVRLGGEPIAVEPGDSLYFNSETPHALRGLDGKPVRFLDVIL, from the coding sequence ATGAAACAGTACAAGGAAATCGCGCCCCGTCTGGTGGGCGTGCGTGAAGGCGTTGGTTGGACGCCCAAGGAGATGGCCGACCTGCTCGGAGTATCCGAAGAGAAGGTGCTTACCTATGAATCCGGAACCGTTGAGATTCCGGTGGGCTACATGCTCGACGTCTCCCGGCTGTGCCGGGTGGACCTGACCACGCTCATCTCCGGCCGCGAGCCGCACCTCAAGTCCTATTCGCTCGTGCGCAAGGATGAGGGCTTTGCCGTGGACCGGCGCAAGGACTACGACTACAAGTCGCTCGGCTACAAGTTCGTCGGCCGCTCGATGGAGCCTTTCCTCATCACGGTCCCGCCCAAGTCCGGGGACGATATGGTCGAAACCGCCCACCGCGGCCAGGAGTTCATTTACGTGCTCGAAGGCCGTCTCGAAGTGCGCCTGGGCGGCGAGCCGATCGCCGTCGAACCCGGCGACTCCCTCTATTTCAACTCCGAAACGCCCCACGCCCTGCGCGGCCTGGACGGCAAGCCGGTTCGTTTTCTCGACGTGATTCTATAG